In a single window of the Necator americanus strain Aroian chromosome X, whole genome shotgun sequence genome:
- a CDS encoding hypothetical protein (NECATOR_CHRX.G24740.T1), translating to MSIVKRRSPSCSGNLTTTVWGTPSIQDWRNRLIPSLFNTAWQFVRNLRRVITHIWCIGINIGFRALNQHYASRLEEGTSAINSAISKVEKTLNDFTSLIDRLEQPLSKEQEDYEMYSCKSETALSNAFDLIVLLQARLQAINSCTNVLILMSHASPSYSSAVNDVIDNSAPMTQLQTKRLELPPLPIPSFGGNIWEWENFWEIFNNNIHSRGLPEMVKYNCLLNALKGEARECIKKFQFTKDNYAKAIEFLLSKYNNREILINNLIEQLDACALRSPSVKDQRSLPEQKQVIITQLAEKGEQVNSHWLIKKVLAKFPDSVKRRVISKKQSSEANNPFTVETLFKYIDEILSTEEMFLLFSEKRASPAQKSTKPRVVNSLTPICMYCRGSHTSFSCTKYATPQERSLYLKQHQLCMICASTKHITIECKGRLCFNCKGAHHSSCFFKPKGYSNPSHSQQRPVVKRNAQPIAKPHQKSTAKPSKAAVTTIQSNTRSGVDNMTEEENDPTKTIFNTQVSDRPYLLTGEITVMDIETRAKSKVDVLLDTGAETSFIDSSLAKRLHLPIFEQKTVRLRTFGAKEAKCEKCGLVKLEGWDEEGTKHLLDLLTY from the exons ATGTCCATCGTTAAACGACGTTCTCCATCGTGTTCCGGTAATCTTACCACAACTGTTTGGGGTACTCCTTCGATTCAGGATTGGAGGAATAG ATTAATTCCTTCATTGTTCAATACCGCATGGCAGTTCGTAAGGAACTTAAGGCGAGTAATTACCCACATTTGGTGCATCGGCATCAACATCGGATTCAG GGCACTAAACCAGCATTATGCGAGTAGGCTAGAGGAAGGTACCAGCGCTATTAACTCAGCAATTTCGAAGGTGGAAAAAACACTCAATGACTTCACGTCACTTATCGATAGGCTTGAACAGCCATTGAGCAAGGAacaagaagactatgaaatgtATTCTTGCAAATCTGAAACAGCTCTATCCAATGCATTCGACCTCATCGTCTTGCTGCAGGCGAGACTTCAGGCAATAAACTCATGTACTAATGTACTAATACTAATGTCTCATGCATCTCCTTCATATTCAAGCGCCGTAAATGATGTAATCGATAACTCCGCGCCGATGACTCAGCTACAGACCAAAAGGTTAGAGCTGCCCCCGCTGCCAATACCGTCCTTTGGGGGAAACATATGGGAATGGgaaaatttttgggaaatttttaaCAACAATATTCATTCCCGAGGATTACCAGAAATGGTGAAATACAATTGTCTTTTAAATGCATTAAAGGGTGAAGCCCGTGAGTGCATTAAGAAGTTCCAATTCACGAAGGACAATTACGCTAAAGcaattgaatttcttttatcCAAATACAATAACAGGGAGATTCTCATCAACAACTTAATTGAGCAGCTGGATGCGTGCGCATTACGCAGCCCTTCAGTGAAGGACCAGCGCTCTCTCCCGGAACAGAAACAAGTTATAATAACGCAATTAGCAGAAAAAGGGGAACAAGTCAATAGTCATTGGCTCATCAAAAAAGTATTAGCCAAATTTCCAGATTCTGTCAAACGACGAGTAATTTCGAAAAAGCAAAGCAGCGAGGCAAACAATCCGTTTACAGTGGAAACTCTTTTCAAATACATAGACGAGATACTATCAACGGAAGAGATGTTTCTATTGTTCTCGGAAAAAAGGGCTTCCCCAGCGCAAAAATCGACCAAGCCTAGAGTTGTTAATTCACTAACACCCATCTGCATGTATTGCAGAGGAAGTCATACCTCCTTTTCATGTACAAAGTATGCAACTCCACAAGAACGTTCTCTGTACTTAAAACAACACCAGTTGTGTATGATTTGCGCATCTACGAAGCACATCACAATTGAGTGTAAGGGTCGCCTCTGTTTCAATTGCAAAGGCGCACACCATTCATCATGCTTCTTCAAACCTAAAGGCTATTCTAATCCCTCTCACTCTCAGCAAAGACCAGTGGTTAAGCGAAATGCACAACCAATAGCAAAGCCACATCAGAAAAGTACGGCTAAACCAAGTAAAGCCGCCGTAACTACTATTCAATCCAACACAAGATCTGGGGTAGACAATATGacagaagaagagaatgaTCCAACAAAAACTATTTTCAATACTCAAGTCTCCGACCGTCCATACCTACTTACTGGCGAAATCACCGTTATGGACATCGAGACAAGGGCCAAATCAAAAGTGGATGTCTTGCTCGATACCGGGGCTGAAACATCGTTTATCGACAGCTCACTCGCGAAGAGGTTACACCTACCcatttttgagcaaaaaacTGTTAGACTACGTACTTTTGGAGCGAAAGAAGCCAAGTGCGAAAAATGTGGGCTAGTTAAACTGGAAGGATGGGATGAAGAAGGAACGAAACATCTCCTCGATTTGTTAACATATTAA
- a CDS encoding hypothetical protein (NECATOR_CHRX.G24741.T1) — MEIGKLTQHIQAMWFHVLFSNIATQYNAGDCATRSVTLLLSIIQYDIEAQTFHPAREMYKGHRRKQSGDFAYINLLLRLVTQYLRFNSRIASVLDFINSFIVQYRMAVRKELKASNYPHLVHRHQHRIQQRPVVKRNAQPIAKPHQKSTAKPSKAAVTTIQSNTRSGVDNMTEEENDPTKTIFNTQVSDRPYLLTGEITVMDIETRAKSKVDVLLDTGAETSFIDSSLAKRLHLPIFEQKTVRLRTFGAKEAKCEKCGLVKLEGWDEEGTKHLLDLLTY, encoded by the exons ATGGAAATCGGAAAACTTACGCAGCACATACAAGCTATGTGGTTTCATGTCCTCTTCAGCAACATCGCCACTCAATACAATGCGGGAGACTGTGCAACGCGA AGTGTAACTCTACTACTATCAATAATACAGTACG ATATTGAAGCGCAGACATTCCACCCGGCGAGGGAAATGTATAAAGGTCATCGAAGGAAGCAGTCGGGGGACTTCGCCTACATCA ACCTGCTTCTACGTCTGGTTACTCAATATCTGCGGTTCAATAGCAGGATCGCCTCAGTCTTAGATTTC ATTAATTCCTTCATTGTTCAATACCGCATGGCAGTTCGTAAGGAACTTAAGGCGAGTAATTACCCACATTTGGTGCATCGGCATCAACATCGGATTCAG CAAAGACCAGTGGTTAAGCGAAATGCACAACCAATAGCAAAGCCACATCAGAAAAGTACGGCTAAACCAAGTAAAGCCGCCGTAACTACTATTCAATCCAACACAAGATCTGGGGTAGACAATATGacagaagaagagaatgaTCCAACAAAAACTATTTTCAATACTCAAGTCTCCGACCGTCCATACCTACTTACTGGCGAAATCACCGTTATGGACATCGAGACAAGGGCCAAATCAAAAGTGGATGTCTTGCTCGATACCGGGGCTGAAACATCGTTTATCGACAGCTCACTCGCGAAGAGGTTACACCTACCcatttttgagcaaaaaacTGTTAGACTACGTACTTTTGGAGCGAAAGAAGCCAAGTGCGAAAAATGTGGGCTAGTTAAACTGGAAGGATGGGATGAAGAAGGAACGAAACATCTCCTCGATTTGTTAACATATTAA
- a CDS encoding hypothetical protein (NECATOR_CHRX.G24742.T1) — protein MTSQSVQPVPSQMSQCSQDINESNQWDSFWSMHETPMHTISVITSAVTQEEKEQWEEYWTMDRAGTEEFGNTEKDAKAEINQRVWQSFNARIQQRDDGYYVHLPWKEQYPYLPGNKALAKKRLVNVWNSLQKDTKILDQYDNFFQDQLQQNIIEAVDETAPPQGNQVHYIPHQPVFTPHKTTGSVRRVRTL, from the coding sequence ATGACGTCCCAATCGGTTCAACCAGTACCATCCCAAATGAGCCAATGTTCTCAAGATATTAATGAAAGCAATCAGTGGGATAGCTTTTGGTCAATGCATGAGACTCCAATGCATACAATAAGTGTCATAACATCAGCAGTAACCCAGGAAGAGAAGGAACAGTGGGAAGAATACTGGACCATGGACAGAGCAGGGACAGAAGAATTTGGCAATACTGAGAAAGACGCTAAAGCTGAAATAAATCAGAGAGTATGGCAGTCGTTCAATGCTAGAATTCAACAGCGAGATGATGGATATTACGTCCACCTCCCATGGAAAGAACAATATCCATATCTACCAGGCAATAAAGCGTTGGCCAAGAAACGCTTGGTCAATGTTTGGAATTCTTTACAGAAGGACACGAAAATACTGGACCAGTACGACAACTTCTTCCAAGATCAGTTACAACAAAACATAATCGAGGCAGTGGATGAAACAGCACCTCCTCAAGGAAATCAAGTGCACTACATTCCCCATCAACCAGTATTTACTCCACACAAAACGACGGGTAGTGTTCGACGCGTCCGCACACTATAA
- a CDS encoding hypothetical protein (NECATOR_CHRX.G24742.T2) → MHETPMHTISVITSAVTQEEKEQWEEYWTMDRAGTEEFGNTEKDAKAEINQRVWQSFNARIQQRDDGYYVHLPWKEQYPYLPGNKALAKKRLVNVWNSLQKDTKILDQYDNFFQDQLQQNIIEAVDETAPPQGNQVHYIPHQPVFTPHKTTGSVRRVRTL, encoded by the coding sequence ATGCATGAGACTCCAATGCATACAATAAGTGTCATAACATCAGCAGTAACCCAGGAAGAGAAGGAACAGTGGGAAGAATACTGGACCATGGACAGAGCAGGGACAGAAGAATTTGGCAATACTGAGAAAGACGCTAAAGCTGAAATAAATCAGAGAGTATGGCAGTCGTTCAATGCTAGAATTCAACAGCGAGATGATGGATATTACGTCCACCTCCCATGGAAAGAACAATATCCATATCTACCAGGCAATAAAGCGTTGGCCAAGAAACGCTTGGTCAATGTTTGGAATTCTTTACAGAAGGACACGAAAATACTGGACCAGTACGACAACTTCTTCCAAGATCAGTTACAACAAAACATAATCGAGGCAGTGGATGAAACAGCACCTCCTCAAGGAAATCAAGTGCACTACATTCCCCATCAACCAGTATTTACTCCACACAAAACGACGGGTAGTGTTCGACGCGTCCGCACACTATAA
- a CDS encoding hypothetical protein (NECATOR_CHRX.G24743.T2), with translation MTTDTLEEAANIYVKSKQLFQEIHTNLREFTSNNSRLMETSQVHTTIPKSTGDNMGCNKRHDPSFLHRSHKPQSYKKSRKEINSSNIRSLGWLISLLHPTKLFLQDLWKQQYDWDTQLPREKEEEWHNIISLISGFQKNLSRSPAPKGCTSLLVAFAHASSNTMACDTCARTIRGYLLMAKSKFPSIQAHYTMPKMELNALTLAMRLAHSVLSQLKSVTNIQGIQVFTDSEIVLKWLQIKPGKEVGQFIHNRLMEVRKIDNNITEQNISVPYGYVASHENPADCET, from the coding sequence ATGACGACCGACACACTGGAAGAGGCAGCCAATATTTACGTTAAATCAAAGCAACTCTTTCAAGAAATTCACACGAATTTACGGGAGTTCACCTCGAACAATTCTCGTTTAATGGAAACAAGTCAAGTCCACACAACAATTCCCAAAAGTACTGGGGATAATATGGGATGCAACAAGAGACACGATCCAAGTTTCTTGCATCGTTCCCACAAACCCCAAAGTTACAAAAAGAGTCGTAAAGAGATCAATAGCAGCAATATACGATCCCTTGGATGGTTGATCTCACTTCTGCATCCAACAAAATTATTCCTTCAAGATTTATGGAAGCAACAATATGACTGGGATACTCAGTTACCtagagagaaagaagaagaatggcaCAATATCATCAGCCTTATCTCTGGGTTTCAAAAGAACTTGTCTCGGTCGCCAGCACCGAAAGGATGCACAAGCCTCTTGGTGGCATTTGCCCACGCAAGTTCTAATACAATGGCATGTGATACTTGTGCCAGAACCATAAGGGGATATCTCCTTATGGCcaaatcaaaatttccctCGATTCAGGCACATTATACAATGCCAAAAATGGAGCTCAATGCACTAACGCTAGCAATGCGATTAGCACACTCTGTGCTTTCGCAGTTAAAATCAGTGACCAATATTCAGGGAATCCAGGTATTCACTGATTCTGAGATTGTCCTGAAATGGCTACAAATCAAACCGGGAAAAGAGGTCGGCCAATTTATCCATAACCGACTTATGGAAGTACGAAAAATCGACAACAATATAACGGAACAAAATATTTCGGTTCCATATGGTTATGTGGCGTCGCATGAAAACCCAGCTGACTGCGAAACATGA
- a CDS encoding hypothetical protein (NECATOR_CHRX.G24743.T1), whose amino-acid sequence METSQVHTTIPKSTGDNMGCNKRHDPSFLHRSHKPQSYKKSRKEINSSNIRSLGWLISLLHPTKLFLQDLWKQQYDWDTQLPREKEEEWHNIISLISGFQKNLSRSPAPKGCTSLLVAFAHASSNTMACDTCARTIRGYLLMAKSKFPSIQAHYTMPKMELNALTLAMRLAHSVLSQLKSVTNIQGIQVFTDSEIVLKWLQIKPGKEVGQFIHNRLMEVRKIDNNITEQNISVPYGYVASHENPADCET is encoded by the coding sequence ATGGAAACAAGTCAAGTCCACACAACAATTCCCAAAAGTACTGGGGATAATATGGGATGCAACAAGAGACACGATCCAAGTTTCTTGCATCGTTCCCACAAACCCCAAAGTTACAAAAAGAGTCGTAAAGAGATCAATAGCAGCAATATACGATCCCTTGGATGGTTGATCTCACTTCTGCATCCAACAAAATTATTCCTTCAAGATTTATGGAAGCAACAATATGACTGGGATACTCAGTTACCtagagagaaagaagaagaatggcaCAATATCATCAGCCTTATCTCTGGGTTTCAAAAGAACTTGTCTCGGTCGCCAGCACCGAAAGGATGCACAAGCCTCTTGGTGGCATTTGCCCACGCAAGTTCTAATACAATGGCATGTGATACTTGTGCCAGAACCATAAGGGGATATCTCCTTATGGCcaaatcaaaatttccctCGATTCAGGCACATTATACAATGCCAAAAATGGAGCTCAATGCACTAACGCTAGCAATGCGATTAGCACACTCTGTGCTTTCGCAGTTAAAATCAGTGACCAATATTCAGGGAATCCAGGTATTCACTGATTCTGAGATTGTCCTGAAATGGCTACAAATCAAACCGGGAAAAGAGGTCGGCCAATTTATCCATAACCGACTTATGGAAGTACGAAAAATCGACAACAATATAACGGAACAAAATATTTCGGTTCCATATGGTTATGTGGCGTCGCATGAAAACCCAGCTGACTGCGAAACATGA
- a CDS encoding hypothetical protein (NECATOR_CHRX.G24744.T1) — protein sequence MESILLTGVELQLSSKLLIKNHQKTNVTDNLIRSLSSLNIESDREGILRCHGRLENAEIGNNAKYPIFILQKSFLAEVIIRDINQKGHPGINHTVSLVRQHFWIPQLRSQVTRLIRKCLQCQKFNNLPYRYPTQGNLPKERVIRSFQHVGLDYFGLIAITISNGQAKCYGAIITCMVTRLIHMDVVSDLTTTAFLNMLRRFFARRGVPRSITSDNAPTFDLGNTILQESIQAARNDPSIIRELSNREIDWKHITPYAPWQGGFYERLIKTVKLSLYKTLGGSKVSLEELSTIVIESEALLNTRPLTYIAKDFNNDQISRPIDFLQREVQLSYPLGYFSSDLQDPDYLPPPEAISVNTKKQAVMTLETSCQLTENFWQIWRTQYLTALREKRTLEVTHKKGCSRIPKEGTLVLIYDSLQPRHLWKLEMVDNIPLNSEGKIREVVVRLPAQRLIKRPVNLLVPLELEDTENYREENLNRSESEPKESQDDNSTDGEAAMEPDERPNKTYNLRPRQKINYNEGTENVEGTANTNNIVNASTLLQISVLLLLGMTATATINEPAIRSLQCIQGGVHLKSSGGIPYEICADEYCVQIDNPKVNENVSFPPHIVLHEHRVQWKFGEELNTIETVCPPSPFCQAITCTFCSANIFNPECWPTGAILVTATLLYFIITGCNVLLYVPLVVGKPIRIMMNVICHTQTSVSILPEHKKTPRFCTSWST from the coding sequence ATGGAGTCAATACTCTTAACTGGAGTAGAATTGCAATTATCGAGTAAACTTCTCATCAAAAACCATCAAAAAACGAACGTTACCGATAACTTGATAAGATCACTAAGTTCTCTCAATATAGAAAGCGACAGGGAAGGTATACTACGTTGTCATGGAAGGCTAGAAAACGCAGAAATAGGGAATAATGCAAAATACCCTATTTTCATCCTACAGAAATCCTTCTTAGCGGAAGTCATAATCAGGGACATCAACCAAAAAGGTCACCCAGGTATAAATCACACCGTATCACTGGTCCGGCAACATTTCTGGATCCCGCAGCTACGCTCACAAGTCACTCGACTGATCCGAAAGTGCTTGCAGTGTCAGAAATTCAATAATCTTCCTTACCGTTACCCTACTCAAGGAAATTTACCCAAAGAAAGAGTAATCAGATCATTCCAGCATGTCGGGCTCGATTATTTCGGACTAATCGCAATAACTATATCAAATGGTCAAGCAAAATGCTATGGAGCCATAATTACGTGTATGGTTACCCGCTTAATACATATGGACGTTGTATCCGATCTCACCACGACCGCCTTCCTCAACATGCTCCGCCGCTTCTTTGCTAGAAGAGGAGTGCCTCGGTCTATTACAAGCGATAACGCTCCTACATTCGACTTGGGCAACACTATACTGCAAGAAAGCATCCAAGCTGCGCGAAATGATCCTAGCATCATAAGGGAATTGAGTAACAGAGAAATTGACTGGAAGCATATCACGCCATACGCTCCCTGGCAAGGAGGTTTTTATGAAAGGCTGATTAAAACGGTTAAACTCTCGCTATACAAGACTCTCGGTGGATCAAAAGTGTCGCTGGAGGAGCTCTCGACAATAGTGATTGAAAGCGAAGCACTACTCAATACACGACCACTTACGTACATTGCCAAGGACTTCAATAACGACCAAATTTCAAGGCCAATAGATTTCTTGCAAAGAGAGGTACAATTATCCTACCCGTTAGGATATTTTAGTTCCGACCTACAAGATCCGGACTATCTTCCTCCGCCAGAAGCCATCTCTGTCAATACTAAAAAGCAAGCAGTAATGACTTTAGAGACCTCATGCCAATTAACAGAAAACTTTTGGCAGATTTGGCGGACACAATATCTGACGGCTCTGCGAGAAAAACGCACTCTCGAAGTGACTCACAAGAAGGGATGTTCACGAATCCCCAAAGAAGGAACTCTGGTACTCATATACGATTCCCTGCAACCACGCCACTTGTGGAAGCTGGAAATGGTAGACAATATACCACTCAATAGTGAAGGGAAAATACGCGAAGTAGTCGTGCGGTTGCCAGCTCAGCGTCTAATTAAACGACCCGTGAATCTTCTCGTACCTCTAGAGCTTGAGGATACGGAAAATTATAGAGAAGAAAACTTGAATAGGTCTGAATCAGAACCAAAAGAATCCCAAGACGATAATAGCACTGATGGTGAAGCCGCGATGGAACCTGATGAACGGCCCAACAAAACGTACAACCTTAGACCACGCCAAAAAATCAATTACAACGAAGGCACGGAGAATGTAGAAGGTACCGCTAACACCAATAACATCGTCAATGCTTCTACTTTACTTCAAATCTCCGTACTTCTCTTACTTGGGATGACAGCAACAGCCACCATAAATGAACCAGCAATACGTTCCCTTCAATGCATTCAAGGTGGTGTGCATCTAAAATCATCAGGTGGTATACCCTATGAAATTTGTGCAGACGAATACTGCGTTCAAATTGATAACCCCAAGGTCAATGAGAATGTCAGTTTTCCGCCACACATAGTCTTACACGAGCATCGGGTACAATGGAAGTTCGGTGAAGAACTGAATACCATTGAAACCGTATGCCCACCATCACCATTTTGTCAGGCAATAACTTGCACTTTTTGTTCCGCCAATATCTTCAATCCAGAATGTTGGCCAACGGGTGCAATATTAGTAACAGCAACCCTATTGTATTTCATCATAACAGGGTGCAACGTACTTTTGTACGTTCCCCTCGTGGTCGGCAAACCAATACGAATAATGATGAACGTCATTTGCCATACTCAAACTAGTGTTTCAATCTTGCCGGAGCATAAAAAGACGCCGAGGTTCTGCACAAGTTGGTCGACATAG
- a CDS encoding hypothetical protein (NECATOR_CHRX.G24744.T3), producing MDVVSDLTTTAFLNMLRRFFARRGVPRSITSDNAPTFDLGNTILQESIQAARNDPSIIRELSNREIDWKHITPYAPWQGGFYERLIKTVKLSLYKTLGGSKVSLEELSTIVIESEALLNTRPLTYIAKDFNNDQISRPIDFLQREVQLSYPLGYFSSDLQDPDYLPPPEAISVNTKKQAVMTLETSCQLTENFWQIWRTQYLTALREKRTLEVTHKKGCSRIPKEGTLVLIYDSLQPRHLWKLEMVDNIPLNSEGKIREVVVRLPAQRLIKRPVNLLVPLELEDTENYREENLNRSESEPKESQDDNSTDGEAAMEPDERPNKTYNLRPRQKINYNEGTENVEGTANTNNIVNASTLLQISVLLLLGMTATATINEPAIRSLQCIQGGVHLKSSGGIPYEICADEYCVQIDNPKVNENEDDTMPSENYNSQFDRLSRIQETKDLEEAIGAAIATIQAQVKVPVALDKEWKHFEIQQICSETGGWEQITPINRFLRTASVTREKLLAATHQYLVLDSILRIKSKGSKASPVLDIKSENIRRTVEKALKNLDNNISDIECDLVLAERTVSTEKGGLVGIKNQLARIEQRLIAMTPNLQRLEHSPPLAPIEGTSKGDDAPGTSQEGPARLTEKEIDDDEYPALLCAETVKVQESTNTDKSIVMEPETSTGRKGPVMEKNNKTEPITAGTSSSSIKTKKKHLHVENTQDQAIQALEKDLDDLRFGFGYLSRRKLGEPLDGPPDGRCPGSVALLLSIIQYDIEAQTFHPAREMYKDLLLRLVTQYLRFNSRIASVLDFINSFIVQYRVAVRKELKHHGQRHG from the exons ATGGACGTTGTATCCGATCTCACCACGACCGCCTTCCTCAACATGCTCCGCCGCTTCTTTGCTAGAAGAGGAGTGCCTCGGTCTATTACAAGCGATAACGCTCCTACATTCGACTTGGGCAACACTATACTGCAAGAAAGCATCCAAGCTGCGCGAAATGATCCTAGCATCATAAGGGAATTGAGTAACAGAGAAATTGACTGGAAGCATATCACGCCATACGCTCCCTGGCAAGGAGGTTTTTATGAAAGGCTGATTAAAACGGTTAAACTCTCGCTATACAAGACTCTCGGTGGATCAAAAGTGTCGCTGGAGGAGCTCTCGACAATAGTGATTGAAAGCGAAGCACTACTCAATACACGACCACTTACGTACATTGCCAAGGACTTCAATAACGACCAAATTTCAAGGCCAATAGATTTCTTGCAAAGAGAGGTACAATTATCCTACCCGTTAGGATATTTTAGTTCCGACCTACAAGATCCGGACTATCTTCCTCCGCCAGAAGCCATCTCTGTCAATACTAAAAAGCAAGCAGTAATGACTTTAGAGACCTCATGCCAATTAACAGAAAACTTTTGGCAGATTTGGCGGACACAATATCTGACGGCTCTGCGAGAAAAACGCACTCTCGAAGTGACTCACAAGAAGGGATGTTCACGAATCCCCAAAGAAGGAACTCTGGTACTCATATACGATTCCCTGCAACCACGCCACTTGTGGAAGCTGGAAATGGTAGACAATATACCACTCAATAGTGAAGGGAAAATACGCGAAGTAGTCGTGCGGTTGCCAGCTCAGCGTCTAATTAAACGACCCGTGAATCTTCTCGTACCTCTAGAGCTTGAGGATACGGAAAATTATAGAGAAGAAAACTTGAATAGGTCTGAATCAGAACCAAAAGAATCCCAAGACGATAATAGCACTGATGGTGAAGCCGCGATGGAACCTGATGAACGGCCCAACAAAACGTACAACCTTAGACCACGCCAAAAAATCAATTACAACGAAGGCACGGAGAATGTAGAAGGTACCGCTAACACCAATAACATCGTCAATGCTTCTACTTTACTTCAAATCTCCGTACTTCTCTTACTTGGGATGACAGCAACAGCCACCATAAATGAACCAGCAATACGTTCCCTTCAATGCATTCAAGGTGGTGTGCATCTAAAATCATCAGGTGGTATACCCTATGAAATTTGTGCAGACGAATACTGCGTTCAAATTGATAACCCCAAGGTCAATGAGAAT GAGGACGACACAATGCCATCTGAAAACTACAACTCCCAATTCGACCGCCTGTCAAGAATTCAGGAGACGAAAGACTTGGAAGAAGCAATAGGAGCAGCAATAGCTACAATACAAGCTCAAGTAAAAGTACCAGTGGCTCTCGACAAAGAGTGGAAGCATTTCGAAATCCAGCAAATTTGTTCGGAGACGGGAGGATGGGAGCAGATCACTCCCATCAATCGTTTTCTGAGGACTGCGTCTGTCACCAGAGAAAAACTGCTAGCAGCAACTCATCAATATCTGGTTCTGGATTCAATACTTCGAATCAAGTCGAAAGGCTCCAAAGCCTCGCCGGTACTCGACATAAAATCCGAGAATATCCGAAGGACTGTAGAAAAGGCACTCAAGAACCTGGATAACAATATATCCGACATAGAATGCGACTTGGTACTTGCAGAACGGACAGTCAGTACGGAAAAGGGAGGTCTAGTCGGTATCAAGAACCAGCTTGCGCGAATCGAGCAGAGACTCATAGCTATGACTCCAAATCTGCAGCGTTTGGAACATTCACCACCCCTAGCTCCAATAGAAGGCACCTCAAAGGGGGACGATGCTCCAGGTACAAGCCAAGAAGGACCGGCGAGACTGACGGAGAAAGAGATAGATGACGATGAATACCCTGCCCTTCTGTGCGCTGAAACTGTAAAAGTCCAAGAATCGACCAATACGGACAAGTCAATAGTGATGGAACCAGAAACTAGCACAGGAAGAAAGGGCCCAGTTatggaaaagaacaataaAACCGAACCGATAACGGCAGGAACAAGCAGCAGCTccataaagacaaaaaagaagcatCTTCACGTCGAAAATACTCAAGATCAAGCCATACAGGCACTGGAGAAGGATCTCGACGACTTAAGGTTTGGGTTCGGCTACCTGTCCCGTAGAAAGTTAGGAGAACCTCTTGACGGGCCTCCAGATGGTCGTT GCCCTGGGAGTGTAGCTCTGCTACTATCAATAATACAGTACG ATATTGAAGCGCAGACATTCCACCCGGCGAGGGAAATGTATAAAG ACCTGCTTCTACGTCTGGTTACTCAATATCTGCGGTTCAATAGCAGGATCGCCTCAGTCTTAGACTTC ATTAATTCCTTCATTGTTCAATACCGCGTGGCAGTTCGTAAGGAACTTAAG CATCATGGTCAAAGACATGGTTGA